A window of Dorea formicigenerans contains these coding sequences:
- a CDS encoding MarR family transcriptional regulator translates to MENKLNLTRQVILATRNATLAYHNYMYTDREYVKGHKLYLREMHFLLFVGISKELTMSEIAEKMNITQGAATQIAGRLLKKKLIEKKKNLEDKRYFIISLSPDGENVYQQYLEYDKIRNKEIADCLERHFTDKDIELILRYENLIQDICAGKLD, encoded by the coding sequence ATGGAAAACAAACTCAATCTTACCAGACAAGTTATTTTAGCAACACGCAATGCAACCTTGGCCTATCACAATTATATGTATACAGATCGTGAATATGTAAAGGGTCACAAACTTTATCTTCGCGAAATGCATTTTTTACTTTTTGTAGGGATATCTAAAGAATTAACTATGAGTGAAATCGCTGAAAAAATGAATATAACCCAAGGTGCCGCTACTCAAATTGCCGGACGCCTTTTGAAGAAAAAACTTATTGAAAAAAAGAAGAATCTTGAAGATAAACGCTATTTTATCATCTCACTTTCTCCTGACGGCGAAAATGTATATCAGCAATACTTAGAATATGACAAAATTCGAAACAAAGAAATTGCTGATTGCTTAGAACGACATTTCACCGACAAAGATATCGAATTAATCCTGCGCTACGAAAATCTAATTCAGGATATATGCGCCGGAAAACTTGATTAA
- a CDS encoding MalY/PatB family protein — protein sequence MKYDFDQVIDRHGTDSSKWDCGAKLLKRGYTTRYDKETIPLFNADMDFKCAPEIIKAMERVVARGIYGYTSIVDDDYYKAIQSWFFQYNSWKMEKEQIILERGTITGIVNLIQTFTEKEDGIIIMPPVYSGFRDAIDFTGRTAQYCWLKCNDEPYYTIDFEQLEKLASDSKNKAVLLCNPHNPIGRAWKKEELNRVVHICRKHNLFIWSDDVHCDLMRTNQKYIPVASICDYKKIVTLTSLSKTFNLAGLYITNIIFEDIEMKEKYVQKCLGASASPFDIVLVETAYTRCENWLIQLREYLDDNLKWAVERLRRNIPGVKCTMPEGSYIIWVDFEKCGMSEEEVRSRIIDKANVMLSRGIKAAPGKGNYSYRICAGVSRSVLEKAVNRIIEVFQK from the coding sequence AGGGGATACACGACAAGATATGATAAAGAGACGATTCCGCTTTTTAATGCAGATATGGATTTCAAGTGTGCACCGGAAATCATAAAAGCAATGGAGCGGGTGGTTGCACGTGGGATTTATGGTTACACAAGCATAGTGGATGATGATTATTATAAGGCGATTCAAAGTTGGTTTTTTCAATATAACAGCTGGAAAATGGAAAAAGAACAGATTATATTGGAACGTGGAACTATTACAGGAATTGTAAACTTGATTCAGACATTTACTGAAAAAGAAGATGGGATTATTATTATGCCTCCCGTCTATTCGGGTTTTAGAGATGCAATTGATTTTACGGGCAGAACAGCACAGTATTGTTGGTTGAAATGTAATGACGAGCCGTATTATACAATTGACTTTGAACAACTGGAAAAACTTGCGTCAGACAGCAAAAATAAGGCAGTTTTATTATGTAATCCACATAATCCAATAGGACGAGCTTGGAAGAAAGAAGAATTGAATCGGGTCGTACATATCTGCAGAAAACATAATCTCTTTATATGGTCCGATGATGTACATTGTGATTTGATGCGAACAAATCAGAAATATATACCAGTTGCTTCTATATGTGATTATAAAAAGATTGTGACACTGACTTCACTCAGTAAAACATTCAATCTTGCAGGTCTTTATATTACCAATATTATTTTTGAAGATATAGAAATGAAAGAAAAATATGTTCAGAAATGTCTAGGAGCATCTGCATCACCATTTGATATTGTGCTTGTGGAGACTGCATATACAAGATGTGAAAACTGGCTGATACAATTGAGAGAGTATCTGGATGATAATCTTAAATGGGCGGTTGAGAGATTGAGAAGAAATATACCAGGAGTAAAATGTACTATGCCGGAAGGAAGCTATATTATCTGGGTTGATTTTGAAAAATGTGGAATGTCGGAAGAAGAGGTACGAAGTCGGATCATAGATAAAGCAAACGTGATGCTGTCAAGAGGAATTAAGGCGGCTCCGGGAAAGGGAAACTATAGTTATCGGATTTGTGCAGGAGTCAGCCGAAGTGTGTTGGAAAAAGCCGTGAACCGGATTATTGAAGTTTTTCAAAAATAG